From a single Oncorhynchus nerka isolate Pitt River linkage group LG11, Oner_Uvic_2.0, whole genome shotgun sequence genomic region:
- the LOC115137357 gene encoding pre-mRNA-processing factor 19-like isoform X2: MNGQPLSEEQLIDIKVSHPIRPKAPSSTSIPAILKALQDEWDAVMLHSFTLRQQLQTTRQELSHALYQHDAACRVIARLTKEVTAAREALATLKPQAGLVVAQAVASQPHVTAGGAGEPMEVSEQVGMIPEIIQKLQDKATVLTTERKKRGKTVPEELVRTEDLSKYRQVATHAGLHSASVPGILSLDLCPSDTNKVLTGGADKNVVVFDKKEEQIIATLKGHTKKVTSVIYHPSQSVVFSASPDSTIRVWSVTGGNCVQVVRAHEASVTGLSLHATGDYLLSSSEDQYWAFSDIQTGRVLTKVTDEAAGCALTCAQFHPDGLIFGTGTADSQIKIWDLKERTNVANFPGHIGPVTSIAFSENGYYLATGAQDSSVKLWDLRKLKNFKTITLDNNYEVKSLVFDQSGTYLAVGGTDIRVYICKQWSEVLNFTEHTGVVTGVAFGEHAQFLTSTGMDRSLKFYSL; the protein is encoded by the exons ATGAATGGGCAGCCTCTGTCAGAGGAACAGCTGATAGACATTAAAG TCTCTCACCCCATCAGACCCAAAGCTCCCTCATCCACTAGCATCCCAGCCATCCTCAAAGCTCTGCAGGACGAGTGG gATGCGGTGATGCTCCACAGTTTCACCTTGAGGCAGCAGCTGCAGACAACGCGTCAAGAACTAAGCCACGCCCTCTACCAGCACGACGCCGCCTGCAGGGTCATCGCCCGTCTCACCAAGGAGGTCACTGCCgccagagagg CTCTGGCCACTCTGAAGCCACAGGCAGGATTGGTGGTGGCTCAGGCAGTCGCTTCCCAGCCCCATGTCACG GCTGGAGGTGCAGGAGAGCCCATGGAGGTCAGTGAGCAGGTGGGAATGATACCAGAGATCATACAGAAG CTGCAAGACAAGGCCACTGTCCTGACCACGGAGAGAAAGAAG agaggaaagacagtTCCAGAAGAGCTGGTCCGAACGGAGGACCTCAGCAAGTACAGACAAGTCGCTACCCATGCt ggtcTCCACAGTGCCAGTGTGCCTGGGATCCTGTCTCTGGACCTGTGTCCCTCCGACACCAACAAAGTGCTcactg gCGGGGCTGATAAGAACGTGGTGGTGTTTGATAAGAAGGAGGAGCAGATCATCGCAACCCTGAAAGGACATACCAAGAAGGTCACCTCTGTCATCTACCACCCCtctcag tcGGTAGTGTTCTCAGCCTCTCCAGACAGCACTATCCGCGTGTGGTCCGTTACCGGGGGCAACTGTGTCCAGGTGGTGCGGGCTCACGAGGCGAGCGTCACCGGGCTCTCCCTCCACGCCACCGGAGACTACCTGCTCAGCTCCTCCGAGgatcag taCTGGGCCTTCTCTGACATCCAAACAGGTCGTGTTCTCACCAAGGTCACTGATGAGGCTGCAGGATGTG CTCTGACCTGTGCCCAGTTCCACCCTGACGGTCTGATCTTCGGGACGGGGACGGCCGACTCTCAGATCAAGATCTGGGACCTGAAGGAGCGCACCAACGTGGCCAACTTCCCCGGCCACATCGGCCCTGTCACCTCCATCGCCTTCTCTGAGAACGGATACTACCTGGCTACAG GTGCACAGGACAGCTCAGTGAAGCTCTGGGATCTGAGGAAGCTGAAAAATTTCAAAACCATCACCCTGGACAACAACTATGAG gTGAAGTCCCTGGTGTTTGACCAGAGTGGGACGTACCTGGCTGTGGGTGGCACTGACATCAGGGTCTACATCTGTAAGCAGTGGTCCGAGGTCCTCAACTTCACAG aacacactggggtgGTGACAGGCGTGGCCTTTGGGGAGCACGCCCAGTTCCTCACCTCCACTGGAATGGACAGGAGCCTCAAGTTCTACAGCCTGTAA
- the LOC115137357 gene encoding pre-mRNA-processing factor 19-like isoform X1, with protein MSLVCAISNEVPEHPCVSPVSNQVFERRLIEKYIAENGTDPMNGQPLSEEQLIDIKVSHPIRPKAPSSTSIPAILKALQDEWDAVMLHSFTLRQQLQTTRQELSHALYQHDAACRVIARLTKEVTAAREALATLKPQAGLVVAQAVASQPHVTAGGAGEPMEVSEQVGMIPEIIQKLQDKATVLTTERKKRGKTVPEELVRTEDLSKYRQVATHAGLHSASVPGILSLDLCPSDTNKVLTGGADKNVVVFDKKEEQIIATLKGHTKKVTSVIYHPSQSVVFSASPDSTIRVWSVTGGNCVQVVRAHEASVTGLSLHATGDYLLSSSEDQYWAFSDIQTGRVLTKVTDEAAGCALTCAQFHPDGLIFGTGTADSQIKIWDLKERTNVANFPGHIGPVTSIAFSENGYYLATGAQDSSVKLWDLRKLKNFKTITLDNNYEVKSLVFDQSGTYLAVGGTDIRVYICKQWSEVLNFTEHTGVVTGVAFGEHAQFLTSTGMDRSLKFYSL; from the exons ATGTCCCTGGTTTGTGCAA TATCAAATGAGGTCCCGGAGCACCCGTGCGTGTCGCCGGTGTCCAACCAGGTGTTCGAGCGGCGGTTGATTGAGAAGTACATAGCTGAGAATGGAACAGACCCTATGAATGGGCAGCCTCTGTCAGAGGAACAGCTGATAGACATTAAAG TCTCTCACCCCATCAGACCCAAAGCTCCCTCATCCACTAGCATCCCAGCCATCCTCAAAGCTCTGCAGGACGAGTGG gATGCGGTGATGCTCCACAGTTTCACCTTGAGGCAGCAGCTGCAGACAACGCGTCAAGAACTAAGCCACGCCCTCTACCAGCACGACGCCGCCTGCAGGGTCATCGCCCGTCTCACCAAGGAGGTCACTGCCgccagagagg CTCTGGCCACTCTGAAGCCACAGGCAGGATTGGTGGTGGCTCAGGCAGTCGCTTCCCAGCCCCATGTCACG GCTGGAGGTGCAGGAGAGCCCATGGAGGTCAGTGAGCAGGTGGGAATGATACCAGAGATCATACAGAAG CTGCAAGACAAGGCCACTGTCCTGACCACGGAGAGAAAGAAG agaggaaagacagtTCCAGAAGAGCTGGTCCGAACGGAGGACCTCAGCAAGTACAGACAAGTCGCTACCCATGCt ggtcTCCACAGTGCCAGTGTGCCTGGGATCCTGTCTCTGGACCTGTGTCCCTCCGACACCAACAAAGTGCTcactg gCGGGGCTGATAAGAACGTGGTGGTGTTTGATAAGAAGGAGGAGCAGATCATCGCAACCCTGAAAGGACATACCAAGAAGGTCACCTCTGTCATCTACCACCCCtctcag tcGGTAGTGTTCTCAGCCTCTCCAGACAGCACTATCCGCGTGTGGTCCGTTACCGGGGGCAACTGTGTCCAGGTGGTGCGGGCTCACGAGGCGAGCGTCACCGGGCTCTCCCTCCACGCCACCGGAGACTACCTGCTCAGCTCCTCCGAGgatcag taCTGGGCCTTCTCTGACATCCAAACAGGTCGTGTTCTCACCAAGGTCACTGATGAGGCTGCAGGATGTG CTCTGACCTGTGCCCAGTTCCACCCTGACGGTCTGATCTTCGGGACGGGGACGGCCGACTCTCAGATCAAGATCTGGGACCTGAAGGAGCGCACCAACGTGGCCAACTTCCCCGGCCACATCGGCCCTGTCACCTCCATCGCCTTCTCTGAGAACGGATACTACCTGGCTACAG GTGCACAGGACAGCTCAGTGAAGCTCTGGGATCTGAGGAAGCTGAAAAATTTCAAAACCATCACCCTGGACAACAACTATGAG gTGAAGTCCCTGGTGTTTGACCAGAGTGGGACGTACCTGGCTGTGGGTGGCACTGACATCAGGGTCTACATCTGTAAGCAGTGGTCCGAGGTCCTCAACTTCACAG aacacactggggtgGTGACAGGCGTGGCCTTTGGGGAGCACGCCCAGTTCCTCACCTCCACTGGAATGGACAGGAGCCTCAAGTTCTACAGCCTGTAA